Proteins encoded in a region of the Terriglobia bacterium genome:
- the proS gene encoding proline--tRNA ligase: protein MAEAKITKRSEDYSRWYTDVIAAAELADYAPVKGCMIIRPNGYAIWEKMQQALDAMFKETGHQNAYFPLFIPESFLQKEAEHVEGFAPEVAVVTHAGGSKLEEPLVIRPTSETIIWNSYRNWIQSYRDLPLLINQWCNVVRWEMRTRLFLRTAEFLWQEGHTAHATPEDAEEETVRMLGVYRRFAEEYMALPVIEGRKSDKEKFAGAQHTYSIEAMMGDGKALQAGTSHNLGQNFSKAFDVTFQSEKGTREYVYATSWGLSTRMIGALIMAHGDDNGIMIPPKLATIQVVIVPISRKPEERERVMQAVDGFTAQFKAAGIGFKVDDRDQHSPGWKFNEWEKRGVPLRIEVGPKDLEKNQVMLARRDNREKTPVSQDGLGQTVRQMLDTIQTSMFERAKEFREKHSYRVDDYSKFNEILDGEAGFLWCHWCGSGECEEKVKDETKATIRNIPRDSPPESGKCIKCGAPSERRVIFARAY, encoded by the coding sequence ATGGCCGAAGCAAAGATCACCAAGCGCAGCGAAGACTACTCTCGATGGTATACAGACGTAATTGCCGCCGCAGAGTTGGCAGACTACGCCCCGGTCAAGGGGTGCATGATCATTCGGCCCAACGGCTACGCGATCTGGGAAAAGATGCAGCAGGCACTGGATGCCATGTTCAAGGAAACAGGGCATCAGAATGCGTATTTCCCGCTATTCATCCCGGAAAGTTTTCTTCAGAAAGAGGCGGAGCACGTCGAAGGATTTGCTCCTGAAGTCGCGGTGGTGACGCACGCGGGAGGTTCCAAGCTCGAAGAGCCGCTGGTGATCCGGCCGACGTCGGAGACGATCATCTGGAATTCATATCGCAACTGGATCCAGTCCTACCGCGACCTGCCGCTGCTGATCAACCAGTGGTGCAACGTCGTCCGCTGGGAGATGCGGACGCGCCTGTTTTTGCGGACCGCGGAATTCCTCTGGCAGGAAGGCCATACTGCGCACGCCACACCGGAAGATGCGGAAGAAGAGACGGTACGGATGCTCGGCGTGTATCGCCGCTTCGCCGAAGAGTACATGGCGCTGCCGGTGATCGAAGGCCGGAAGTCGGACAAAGAGAAATTCGCAGGCGCCCAGCATACATATTCGATCGAAGCCATGATGGGAGACGGCAAAGCCTTACAGGCCGGCACCTCTCACAACCTGGGACAGAATTTTTCCAAGGCATTTGACGTCACTTTCCAGAGCGAGAAGGGAACCCGCGAATACGTTTACGCGACAAGCTGGGGACTTTCGACACGCATGATCGGCGCACTGATCATGGCGCACGGCGACGACAACGGCATCATGATCCCGCCGAAGCTTGCAACCATACAGGTGGTCATCGTGCCGATTTCCCGCAAACCTGAAGAACGCGAACGTGTCATGCAGGCTGTGGATGGTTTTACGGCACAATTCAAGGCCGCCGGGATCGGCTTCAAAGTTGACGACCGGGATCAGCATAGTCCGGGCTGGAAGTTCAACGAGTGGGAGAAACGCGGCGTCCCGCTGCGAATCGAAGTTGGTCCGAAGGATCTCGAGAAGAACCAGGTGATGCTGGCCCGCCGCGACAACCGGGAGAAGACACCGGTTTCGCAGGATGGATTAGGCCAGACCGTGCGCCAGATGCTCGACACGATTCAGACGTCCATGTTTGAACGGGCCAAGGAATTTCGGGAAAAGCACAGCTATCGCGTCGACGATTACTCGAAGTTCAACGAAATCCTCGACGGCGAAGCAGGATTCCTCTGGTGCCATTGGTGTGGCTCCGGTGAATGCGAGGAGAAGGTCAAGGATGAGACCAAGGCCACCATCCGGAATATTCCACGGGACTCCCCACCCGAGTCCGGAAAATGCATCAAGTGCGGTGCGCCTTCCGAGCGCCGGGTTATTTTTGCGCGAGCATATTAG
- a CDS encoding SRPBCC family protein, producing MIKKTVEIDAPPGRVWPVLADVERWHEWTPSIRSIRRLEGGPFTVGSSACVSQPKLREAIWTVSHLEPGRGFTWTSGGSGLFRATGSHLIEPSGNGSRVTLSVEFKGLLGGLAGLAFGKLTDEYLAMEAAGLKRKCEL from the coding sequence ATGATCAAGAAGACCGTAGAGATCGACGCGCCGCCGGGACGGGTCTGGCCGGTCCTGGCCGACGTGGAGCGATGGCATGAATGGACGCCGTCGATCCGGAGCATCAGGCGATTGGAAGGCGGTCCGTTTACTGTCGGAAGCAGTGCATGTGTCTCGCAACCCAAACTGCGAGAGGCGATCTGGACAGTCTCGCACTTGGAGCCAGGCCGGGGTTTCACATGGACGTCCGGCGGCTCGGGCTTGTTTCGGGCGACCGGAAGTCACCTCATCGAGCCGTCCGGCAACGGCAGCCGCGTCACCTTGTCGGTGGAGTTCAAGGGCTTATTGGGCGGACTCGCCGGCCTCGCATTCGGCAAGCTGACGGATGAATACCTTGCCATGGAAGCTGCCGGCTTGAAACGGAAGTGCGAACTGTAG
- a CDS encoding cation transporter — protein MSDDRGTWIRHFLYLALFAAAFHSLQFLASLLLWVNTSSPVLMAYGVDAAVSAFAALVLAARLERDWRNKFIAYGYMLAAALSFYLGASMLWIGRRPRTSILGIVLAAVSMLVIPIVGSYMKVLAVELRSQALKSAAIFTFGNSYLSMVLLTALLVSYGMNLRWGDPLGALVMFPFMAQKGIQILLEEGKHEYVED, from the coding sequence ATGTCTGACGATCGCGGGACCTGGATCCGGCATTTCCTGTATCTCGCCCTGTTTGCGGCGGCATTTCACAGTCTTCAGTTCCTCGCCTCGCTCTTACTGTGGGTCAATACCAGTTCCCCCGTTCTCATGGCGTACGGCGTCGATGCTGCAGTCAGCGCGTTTGCCGCTCTCGTTCTCGCGGCGCGCCTCGAGCGCGACTGGCGGAATAAATTCATTGCATACGGTTATATGCTCGCCGCCGCGCTGTCCTTCTATCTTGGCGCGTCCATGTTGTGGATCGGCCGGCGTCCGCGGACCAGCATCCTCGGGATCGTCCTGGCGGCTGTCTCGATGCTCGTTATTCCCATCGTTGGCTCTTACATGAAAGTTTTAGCGGTGGAACTTCGCAGTCAGGCGTTAAAATCGGCAGCGATATTCACATTCGGCAACTCGTACCTTTCGATGGTCCTTCTGACTGCTTTGCTGGTGAGCTACGGGATGAACTTGCGGTGGGGCGATCCGCTGGGTGCGCTGGTGATGTTTCCATTCATGGCGCAAAAAGGGATTCAGATTCTGCTCGAGGAAGGGAAGCATGAATACGTGGAAGATTAA
- a CDS encoding tetratricopeptide repeat protein has translation MIRLPKNLRLREPLLIIILIILASILFAVTHAYTQAYDRRRTELGQQWFDSALAELRSGSANSAVEGFQTALSYAPANWDYRLELARALTAANRTAEARAYYQTLWQTNPDDGSVNLQLARLAVQNGTREEAERYFNGAIFGIWESDAAENRRAALFEMIDFYLRQNNYGAADSELTVLSANIPEDPNTHARVAGLFLRVNDNARALTEFRSALLRDPKNPATLRGAGEAAFRLGRYRDAKSFLDSSLRFGPENQFARDLLATINAILSLNPLESRIPSWEKAQRIVRGFQIAGDRLNACMMQLQAAPANPSSIGLGEFSEKWMMLAPMVQELKLRNDADLSQEAMELTFSIEQQTSTLCGPPPAGPDMALLTIAQARPKDQ, from the coding sequence ATGATCCGACTTCCGAAGAACCTGAGGCTCCGTGAGCCTTTACTCATCATTATTTTGATCATACTTGCGTCGATATTGTTCGCCGTGACGCATGCTTACACGCAGGCTTATGATCGCCGCCGTACCGAGTTGGGGCAGCAGTGGTTCGATTCGGCTTTGGCGGAGCTGCGCAGCGGGAGTGCGAACTCCGCGGTGGAGGGATTTCAGACCGCGCTCAGCTATGCTCCGGCAAACTGGGACTACCGGCTTGAACTTGCAAGAGCTCTCACTGCCGCGAATCGCACAGCCGAGGCGCGCGCCTATTACCAGACGCTCTGGCAGACGAACCCCGACGACGGTTCCGTCAACTTGCAGCTTGCCCGTCTCGCCGTGCAGAACGGAACCAGGGAAGAAGCCGAACGCTATTTCAACGGCGCGATTTTCGGTATCTGGGAAAGCGATGCTGCTGAAAACCGGCGTGCAGCGCTCTTCGAGATGATCGACTTCTATCTGCGGCAGAATAATTACGGCGCGGCGGACTCCGAGCTTACGGTCCTGTCCGCAAATATTCCCGAGGATCCGAATACGCATGCGCGCGTCGCCGGACTGTTTCTGCGCGTCAACGACAACGCGCGCGCTCTCACCGAGTTTCGCTCCGCGCTGTTGCGGGATCCGAAGAATCCTGCCACGCTCCGGGGAGCCGGCGAAGCCGCGTTCCGGCTGGGCCGGTATCGGGATGCAAAATCCTTTCTCGACAGCTCGCTGCGCTTCGGTCCGGAAAATCAGTTCGCGCGCGATCTTCTGGCCACGATTAATGCCATTCTGTCGCTGAATCCGCTCGAGAGCCGCATCCCTTCGTGGGAAAAAGCGCAGCGTATCGTTCGCGGTTTTCAGATCGCAGGGGATCGTCTCAATGCCTGCATGATGCAGCTTCAAGCTGCTCCGGCGAATCCGTCGTCGATAGGGCTTGGTGAGTTCTCGGAAAAATGGATGATGCTGGCCCCGATGGTGCAGGAGCTGAAGTTGCGGAACGACGCGGACCTCTCCCAGGAAGCCATGGAACTCACATTTTCGATCGAACAGCAGACAAGTACCCTCTGCGGTCCGCCGCCTGCGGGCCCCGACATGGCATTGCTCACCATCGCCCAGGCGCGGCCTAAAGATCAATGA
- a CDS encoding UdgX family uracil-DNA binding protein (This protein belongs to the uracil DNA glycosylase superfamily, members of which act in excision repair of DNA. However, it belongs more specifically to UdgX branch, whose founding member was found to bind uracil in DNA (where it does not belong), without cleaving it, appears to promote DNA repair by a pathway involving RecA, rather than base excision.), with the protein MPKRIETTALPLIPPDPTIPRLRLAASNCRACELWKRGTQTVFGEGGPKARVMLIGEQPGDQEDIQGRPFVGPAGKVLDKALQEAGIDRDDIYVTNAVKHFKWEPRGKRRIHKKPNSMEITACKPWIEAEIDVVNPDVIVCLGATAAQALLGRQFRVSIQRGTWVSSPYAPFVMATVHPSSLLRAPDEETRHRETERFIEDLRLVHEALKKHKVA; encoded by the coding sequence ATGCCGAAACGAATTGAAACGACAGCACTTCCTTTGATTCCACCCGATCCGACGATTCCCAGACTGCGTCTTGCGGCCTCGAATTGCCGCGCCTGTGAACTGTGGAAACGGGGTACCCAGACCGTTTTTGGAGAAGGCGGCCCGAAAGCCCGGGTCATGCTGATTGGAGAACAGCCGGGGGATCAGGAAGACATCCAGGGCCGCCCATTTGTCGGACCTGCGGGAAAAGTTCTCGATAAAGCTCTACAGGAAGCAGGCATTGATCGGGACGACATCTATGTCACGAATGCGGTGAAACACTTCAAATGGGAGCCACGAGGGAAGCGGCGTATCCACAAAAAGCCGAACTCGATGGAAATCACCGCCTGCAAACCGTGGATCGAAGCGGAAATCGACGTTGTGAACCCCGACGTTATCGTCTGCCTCGGAGCGACCGCCGCACAGGCGCTGCTCGGCCGCCAGTTCCGGGTTAGTATCCAGCGCGGTACATGGGTTTCATCGCCCTATGCGCCTTTCGTGATGGCCACCGTCCACCCCTCATCGCTGTTGCGTGCGCCGGATGAAGAAACCCGCCACCGCGAAACGGAACGTTTCATCGAGGATCTCCGGCTCGTGCACGAAGCACTGAAGAAACATAAGGTTGCATGA
- a CDS encoding error-prone DNA polymerase, whose translation MTAPYIELHAGSAFSFLDGAALPEEFIGAAAEYGMPSMALMDRDGVYGAPRFHLAAKKAGIQAHIGAEVTATTGIRYPVLAETREGYQNLCRLLTRMKLRAPKGKGAVTEDEMAAHARGLICLTGGEHGPLTTAIRNRNGSGALDRLTGIFGCRNVYVELQRHYDREEEAVNQQAIALAETFRLPLIATNGVRYATPAQREILDVFTCIRNHRTLETAGRLLSKNSERHLKTAQQMTRLFKDVPQAAANTCEVSSRLRFTLKDLGYEFPVYPVGDGETMASFLRKRTSESARNRFQPYDEKSRQQIERELTLIEKLHLEGYFLIVWDIVQFCRKNNILIQGRGSAANSAVCYALGITAVDPVKMGLLFERFLSEERGEWPDIDLDLPSGNQRERAIQYVYERYGALGAAMTANVITYRGRSAARETGKVLGFDASTLDRLSSLVGHFEYKDASDTLEAQFHTAGFDMRQPRIRKFLELCLRLQDLPRHLGQHSGGMVICQGQLDSVVPLEPATMPGRNVVQWDKDDCADVGIVKVDLLGLGMMAVMEDCIHLIRDHYDEEVDLAHLPENDPASYAAMQKADTVGMFQIESRAQMSCLPRMRPDRFYDIVVQVAIIRPGPIVGNMVHPYLKRRQGREPVAYPHPSLEPVLKRTLGVPLFQEQLLRMAMLTAGFSGGQAEELRRAFGFKRSERRMKEVEVKLRQGMDQNGIAGEVQDQIIHSITSFALYGFPESHAASFALLAYASAYLKCHYLAAYTAAMLNNQPMGFYSPATLVKDAQRHGLKVKPIDITKSDWLCTLEHGAMRVGMRYVRSMRESAAHALVEARNRAPFTSVDDLARRVPELQKRELILLAEVGAMNFLNLEHRIHRRDALWQVERANRKTGPLLEPIDEADGDSPLAQMTSEERLVADFHGTGMTVGPHPMAYYRDAMNEMGVLCASDLTTIPNGAHVRVAGAVICRQRPGTAKGFVFLSLEDETGISNVIITPDIFEQNRFTIVSGKFLLVDGRLQNVDNVVSVKTARLELLPVSNAPVASHDFH comes from the coding sequence TTGACCGCGCCGTACATCGAACTTCATGCCGGCTCCGCATTCAGTTTTCTCGACGGCGCCGCCCTGCCCGAGGAATTCATCGGAGCCGCCGCGGAATACGGCATGCCGTCCATGGCGCTCATGGACCGGGACGGCGTCTACGGCGCACCGCGATTTCACCTGGCGGCGAAGAAGGCCGGCATTCAAGCCCATATCGGCGCGGAGGTGACCGCCACAACCGGCATCCGTTATCCAGTGCTTGCCGAAACGCGGGAGGGCTACCAGAACCTTTGCCGTCTGCTGACGCGCATGAAGCTGCGCGCGCCGAAAGGCAAAGGCGCAGTCACAGAAGATGAGATGGCCGCGCATGCGCGCGGGCTGATCTGCCTGACCGGCGGTGAGCACGGGCCGCTCACCACCGCTATCCGCAACAGGAACGGCAGCGGTGCGCTCGACCGTCTAACCGGAATTTTCGGTTGCCGGAACGTTTATGTCGAACTCCAGCGCCACTACGACCGCGAAGAAGAAGCCGTCAATCAGCAAGCCATCGCGCTTGCGGAAACATTCCGTCTTCCGCTGATTGCCACCAATGGCGTGCGCTATGCAACGCCCGCTCAACGGGAGATCCTCGATGTCTTCACCTGCATCCGAAACCACCGGACATTGGAAACCGCTGGCCGTCTGCTTTCGAAAAACTCCGAGCGGCATTTGAAAACGGCACAGCAGATGACACGGCTCTTTAAAGACGTCCCCCAAGCGGCCGCCAACACCTGCGAAGTATCCTCACGCCTGCGATTCACATTGAAAGACCTGGGTTATGAGTTTCCGGTATATCCAGTAGGCGACGGCGAGACGATGGCTTCTTTTCTGCGCAAACGCACCTCTGAAAGCGCGCGGAATCGTTTCCAGCCCTACGATGAAAAATCACGGCAACAGATCGAGCGTGAACTGACGTTGATCGAGAAGCTGCACCTGGAAGGTTATTTCCTGATCGTCTGGGATATTGTCCAGTTCTGCCGCAAGAACAATATCCTCATTCAAGGCCGCGGCTCGGCGGCGAACAGCGCCGTCTGTTATGCGTTGGGTATTACCGCGGTCGATCCGGTGAAAATGGGCCTGCTTTTCGAACGATTCCTTTCCGAAGAACGCGGCGAGTGGCCGGACATCGATCTCGACCTTCCCAGCGGCAATCAACGCGAACGCGCCATTCAATATGTGTACGAACGGTATGGCGCGCTCGGGGCCGCAATGACGGCGAATGTCATTACCTATCGCGGCCGGTCCGCGGCGCGTGAAACCGGGAAAGTGCTGGGTTTCGATGCGTCCACGCTTGATCGCCTCTCCAGCCTGGTGGGACATTTCGAATACAAAGACGCCTCCGATACGCTGGAAGCGCAGTTCCATACCGCCGGCTTCGATATGCGGCAGCCACGCATCCGAAAATTCCTCGAGCTGTGCCTGCGATTGCAGGATCTGCCGCGCCACCTCGGACAGCATTCGGGCGGCATGGTGATCTGCCAGGGCCAGCTGGATTCGGTCGTACCGCTGGAACCGGCGACAATGCCGGGCCGCAACGTCGTGCAATGGGACAAGGACGACTGCGCCGATGTGGGCATCGTGAAAGTCGATCTCTTGGGGCTGGGAATGATGGCGGTCATGGAGGATTGCATCCACCTGATCCGGGATCATTATGATGAAGAAGTCGATCTCGCCCATCTTCCCGAAAACGACCCCGCCTCGTACGCCGCAATGCAAAAAGCGGACACGGTCGGCATGTTCCAGATTGAAAGCCGCGCGCAGATGTCGTGCCTGCCTCGGATGCGGCCCGACCGATTTTACGATATCGTCGTGCAGGTGGCGATCATCCGGCCCGGTCCGATCGTCGGCAACATGGTGCATCCATATTTAAAGCGGCGGCAGGGGCGGGAGCCTGTCGCGTATCCGCATCCATCGCTCGAACCTGTACTGAAACGAACGCTCGGTGTGCCGCTCTTCCAGGAACAATTGCTGCGAATGGCCATGCTGACCGCAGGATTCAGCGGCGGCCAGGCAGAAGAATTGCGCCGCGCGTTCGGGTTTAAACGGTCCGAAAGGCGGATGAAGGAGGTCGAGGTCAAACTGCGCCAGGGAATGGATCAGAATGGGATTGCCGGCGAGGTGCAGGATCAGATCATTCATTCCATCACGTCGTTTGCGCTTTATGGATTTCCGGAGTCGCATGCCGCCAGTTTCGCATTGCTTGCCTATGCCAGCGCGTACCTGAAATGTCATTACCTCGCCGCATATACGGCGGCGATGCTCAACAACCAGCCGATGGGTTTTTACAGTCCCGCGACATTGGTCAAAGATGCGCAACGTCACGGCCTGAAGGTCAAACCGATCGACATCACGAAATCGGACTGGCTCTGCACTCTCGAACATGGCGCCATGCGCGTGGGGATGCGTTACGTCAGAAGCATGCGCGAATCCGCCGCGCATGCGCTTGTCGAAGCTCGCAACCGGGCTCCATTCACGTCTGTGGACGATCTGGCGCGCCGCGTTCCGGAATTACAGAAACGGGAATTGATTCTCCTCGCGGAAGTAGGAGCGATGAATTTCCTGAATCTGGAACACCGTATCCACCGGCGCGACGCGCTGTGGCAGGTCGAACGCGCGAACCGGAAAACCGGTCCGTTACTGGAGCCGATCGACGAAGCCGATGGAGACTCGCCGCTGGCGCAAATGACTTCCGAAGAACGCCTCGTTGCGGATTTTCATGGAACCGGCATGACGGTCGGACCACATCCGATGGCGTATTACCGCGATGCAATGAATGAAATGGGAGTTCTTTGCGCCAGCGACCTGACAACAATCCCTAATGGCGCGCACGTTCGTGTTGCCGGCGCAGTAATCTGCCGGCAACGGCCGGGAACGGCCAAGGGATTTGTTTTTCTGAGCCTCGAGGATGAGACTGGAATTTCGAATGTCATCATCACACCCGACATCTTCGAGCAGAACCGGTTCACGATCGTGTCCGGCAAGTTCCTGCTCGTCGACGGCCGTCTTCAGAATGTCGACAACGTGGTTTCCGTAAAGACGGCCAGGCTTGAACTGCTGCCGGTCAGCAATGCCCCGGTAGCGTCGCACGATTTTCACTAA
- a CDS encoding amidohydrolase family protein, whose protein sequence is MNTWKIKAALVCLVCLLLGPVSGAQPQQRPNGVIVIQGATIITGTGSPSIRNGTILIDGGRIRGVGAKGEVQVPKDAQVIDARGKWIIPGLIDAHVHFSQSAGLYTRPDVIDLRKWRPYEKEMDWIKQRLPYTLAHYIASGITGVVDCGGPMWNFEMRDIANRTAKAPRVAVAGPLIATYLPPTTWPNDPDIVKPNTPAEARALVRKQLEHKPDLIKLWWIRTPGDNLDQQVQIMSAAIDESKSRGVRVAVHATELETAKAALRAGADILVHSVSDQRVDAQFINLVKSRDIIYMTTLWVEEGYRMVLNQQVSLNDFEKKVGDPEVIATWSDLAKIPPEQIPGGIPDILPPPKRPVAYDNLMILEAAGVRIVGATDAGNIGTLHGASLHREFELMADAGMRPMDIIVSATKNAAAVMGRQAELGTLEKGKYADLVILDADPLVDIKNTRKISRVMKAGEFYEGGN, encoded by the coding sequence ATGAATACGTGGAAGATTAAGGCTGCTCTGGTCTGCCTGGTTTGCCTGCTTCTTGGGCCCGTGTCCGGCGCGCAACCGCAGCAGCGCCCGAATGGCGTGATCGTGATTCAGGGCGCGACGATCATCACCGGAACCGGCAGTCCATCCATCCGGAACGGTACGATCCTGATCGACGGCGGCCGCATTCGAGGCGTTGGCGCGAAAGGTGAGGTCCAGGTGCCGAAAGATGCCCAGGTCATCGATGCGCGCGGCAAATGGATCATTCCCGGTCTGATCGATGCGCACGTTCATTTCTCACAGTCGGCCGGTCTCTATACGCGGCCGGACGTCATCGACCTCCGCAAGTGGCGTCCGTACGAAAAGGAAATGGATTGGATCAAGCAGCGGCTGCCGTACACCCTTGCGCATTACATCGCTTCGGGCATTACCGGCGTGGTCGACTGCGGCGGGCCAATGTGGAATTTCGAGATGCGCGATATCGCCAATCGTACGGCAAAGGCGCCCCGCGTCGCCGTCGCAGGGCCGTTGATTGCAACTTATCTTCCCCCGACGACCTGGCCGAACGACCCCGACATCGTCAAGCCGAATACTCCGGCCGAGGCCCGCGCGCTTGTACGCAAGCAGTTAGAACATAAGCCGGATCTGATCAAGCTGTGGTGGATCCGGACACCCGGGGATAATCTCGATCAACAGGTCCAGATCATGTCGGCCGCTATCGATGAAAGCAAGTCCCGTGGCGTTCGCGTGGCCGTACACGCCACCGAACTCGAGACCGCGAAAGCCGCCCTTCGCGCCGGCGCGGACATCCTCGTCCACAGTGTCAGCGATCAACGGGTCGACGCGCAGTTCATCAATCTCGTGAAGAGCCGCGACATTATTTATATGACCACGTTGTGGGTCGAGGAAGGCTACCGCATGGTTCTCAATCAGCAGGTCTCTTTGAATGACTTCGAAAAGAAGGTCGGCGATCCGGAAGTGATTGCCACCTGGAGCGATCTCGCCAAGATTCCACCGGAGCAGATTCCCGGCGGTATCCCGGACATCCTTCCGCCGCCGAAGCGGCCGGTCGCCTATGACAACCTGATGATACTGGAAGCTGCAGGGGTCCGGATTGTCGGCGCCACCGATGCCGGCAATATCGGAACACTTCACGGGGCCTCGCTCCATCGTGAATTCGAACTGATGGCGGATGCGGGCATGCGGCCGATGGACATCATCGTATCGGCGACAAAGAATGCCGCAGCCGTCATGGGACGCCAGGCCGAGCTCGGGACGCTCGAAAAAGGGAAGTACGCCGATCTTGTCATTCTCGACGCGGATCCGCTCGTCGATATCAAGAACACCAGGAAGATTTCCAGAGTGATGAAAGCCGGTGAATTCTATGAAGGGGGAAATTAG
- a CDS encoding FTR1 family protein has protein sequence MLQAFIVVFREGFESFLIVGVILAYLRRIGQHRLVPAMYWGIAASVLASTGLGYMLSRGVNESLWEGILGLVTIVLVGSLVVHMWKAGAHMKRDMESKLSEISQRSSRWAFAGVFFFTLVMITKEGMETVLMLFQIQGSRSLATGVFLGVVGATALAWSWVRFGHLINIKRFFQVTAIFLMLFMVQIGIYSFHEFSEARVLPNSEALHDATEPFSSDGIYGRWFSVVAIGACAVWLAGAKVNDSIKVKI, from the coding sequence ATGTTGCAGGCATTCATCGTCGTCTTCCGAGAAGGGTTCGAATCATTCCTGATCGTCGGCGTCATTCTGGCTTACCTTCGCCGCATCGGCCAGCATCGGCTGGTGCCGGCGATGTACTGGGGAATCGCAGCCTCCGTTCTGGCCAGTACCGGTCTTGGATACATGTTGTCTCGCGGCGTGAACGAGTCCCTGTGGGAAGGCATACTGGGTCTTGTGACTATCGTTCTGGTCGGGTCGCTGGTCGTCCATATGTGGAAGGCCGGCGCGCACATGAAGCGCGATATGGAAAGCAAGCTCAGTGAGATTTCCCAGCGTTCTTCGCGGTGGGCATTTGCCGGCGTGTTCTTTTTCACGCTGGTGATGATCACCAAAGAGGGCATGGAGACGGTGTTGATGCTGTTCCAGATCCAGGGTTCCCGAAGCCTGGCGACGGGCGTGTTCCTGGGAGTCGTGGGTGCGACGGCGCTTGCCTGGAGTTGGGTGAGATTTGGACATCTCATCAACATCAAGAGATTTTTCCAGGTCACCGCGATCTTCCTGATGCTGTTCATGGTGCAGATCGGCATCTACTCCTTCCATGAGTTTTCCGAGGCGCGGGTTCTTCCCAACAGCGAGGCCCTGCACGATGCGACCGAGCCGTTTTCGTCCGATGGCATCTACGGCCGGTGGTTTTCGGTCGTGGCGATCGGAGCCTGTGCGGTCTGGCTCGCGGGCGCCAAGGTGAACGACAGCATCAAAGTTAAGATTTAG